A stretch of the Malus sylvestris chromosome 10, drMalSylv7.2, whole genome shotgun sequence genome encodes the following:
- the LOC126585379 gene encoding integrin-linked protein kinase 1-like isoform X1 yields the protein MDLKATPLRFTLGRQSSLAPELEREERVGEGQEDDPEGIDPRVKLMYLANEADLDGIKELLDSGVDVNFRDIDDRTALHVAACQGLTDVVSLLLDRGADVDPKDRWGSTPLADAIYYKNHDVIRLLEKRGAKPLMAPMRVNHAREVPEYEIDPKELDFTNSVDITKGTYCIASWRGIQVAVKMLAEEVLVDEHKVKAFRDELELLQRIRHPNVVQFLGAVTQSSPMMIVTEYLPKGDLRAFLKRRGALKPTIAVKFALDIARGMSYLHENKPEPIIHRDLEPSNILRDDSGHLKVADFGVSKLLTVKEDRPLICQDASCRYIAPEVFKNEEYDTKVDVFSFALILQEMIEGCPPFAAKQDNEVPEAYVAKERPPFRAPEKLYRHGLRELIEQCWNENPARRPAFRQIILRLESMYNTLGYKRRWKVRPLKCFQNLEAMLRKDNSRRSGRSRSSRSTSSI from the exons ATGGACTTGAAGGCGACGCCGTTGAGATTCACACTGGGGAGGCAGTCGTCGCTGGCGCCGGAGCTTGAGCGGGAGGAGCGCGTGGGGGAGGGGCAGGAGGATGATCCGGAGGGGATCGATCCCAGAGTGAAGCTCATGTATTTGGCCAATGAAGCTGACTTGGATGGGATTAAGGAGCTTCTGGATTCCGGAGTGGATGTGAATTTCAGGGACATCGACGATCGGACGGCTCTCCATGTCGCCGCGTGTCAGGGGCTCACCGACGTCGTTTCGCTGCTGCTCGACCGCGGAGCTGACGTTGACCCAAAAGACCGATGGGGGAGCACC CCTCTTGCAGATGCTATTTACTATAAGAACCATGATGTGATCAGGCTTCTGGAGAAGCGTGGGGCAAAGCCTCTG ATGGCTCCCATGCGCGTTAACCATGCCAGGGAAGTCCCAGAGTATGAAATTGATCCCAAAGAACTGGACTTTACCAACAGTGTTGACATTACCAag GGAACATACTGTATCGCATCCTGGCGGGGAATACAGGTTGCTGTGAAAATGCTTGCGGAGGAAGTGCTTGTTGACGAGCATAAAGT GAAGGCATTCAGGGACGAGCTTGAATTGCTTCAAAGGATACGACATCCAAATGTAGTCCAATTTCTGGGTGCAGTGACACAAAGCAGTCCAATGATGATTGTAACAGAATATTTGCCTAAG GGAGACCTTCGTGCATTTTTGAAAAGAAGAGGAGCACTAAAACCAACCATAGCTGTAAAATTTGCACTTGATATTGCAAG AGGAATGAGTTATTTGCATGAGAATAAGCCAGAACCAATAATTCATCGTGATCTTGAGCCTTC GAATATATTGCGGGATGATTCCGGGCACCTGAAAGTTGCGGATTTTGGAGTTAGCAAGTTGCTGACAGTTAAAGAGGATAGGCCTTTGATTTGTCAAGATGCTTCAT GTCGATACATAGCTCCTGAGGTTTTCAAGAATGAAGAATATGATACCAAAGTGGATGTATTCTCTTTTGCGCTAATTCTACAAGAG ATGATAGAAGGCTGCCCACCATTTGCTGCCAAGCAAGATAATGAGGTTCCGGAAGCATATGTTGCAAAAGAGCGCCCACCTTTTAGAGCTCCAGAAAAGCTTTATAGACATGGTCTGAGAGA GTTGATTGAGCAGTGCTGGAACGAGAATCCAGCTAGAAGACCAGCATTTAGGCAAATAATATTGAGGCTGGAATCTATGTATAACACTCTTGGTTATAAAAGGCGTTGGAAG GTTAGACCGTTGAAATGCTTTCAAAACCTTGAAGCCATGTTAAGGAAGGATAATTCTCGTCGAAGCGGCAGAAGTCGTTCATCACGTTCTACCAGCAGCATATAA
- the LOC126585379 gene encoding integrin-linked protein kinase 1-like isoform X2, which yields MDLKATPLRFTLGRQSSLAPELEREERVGEGQEDDPEGIDPRVKLMYLANEADLDGIKELLDSGVDVNFRDIDDRTALHVAACQGLTDVVSLLLDRGADVDPKDRWGSTPLADAIYYKNHDVIRLLEKRGAKPLMAPMRVNHAREVPEYEIDPKELDFTNSVDITKGTYCIASWRGIQVAVKMLAEEVLVDEHKVKAFRDELELLQRIRHPNVVQFLGAVTQSSPMMIVTEYLPKGDLRAFLKRRGALKPTIAVKFALDIARNILRDDSGHLKVADFGVSKLLTVKEDRPLICQDASCRYIAPEVFKNEEYDTKVDVFSFALILQEMIEGCPPFAAKQDNEVPEAYVAKERPPFRAPEKLYRHGLRELIEQCWNENPARRPAFRQIILRLESMYNTLGYKRRWKVRPLKCFQNLEAMLRKDNSRRSGRSRSSRSTSSI from the exons ATGGACTTGAAGGCGACGCCGTTGAGATTCACACTGGGGAGGCAGTCGTCGCTGGCGCCGGAGCTTGAGCGGGAGGAGCGCGTGGGGGAGGGGCAGGAGGATGATCCGGAGGGGATCGATCCCAGAGTGAAGCTCATGTATTTGGCCAATGAAGCTGACTTGGATGGGATTAAGGAGCTTCTGGATTCCGGAGTGGATGTGAATTTCAGGGACATCGACGATCGGACGGCTCTCCATGTCGCCGCGTGTCAGGGGCTCACCGACGTCGTTTCGCTGCTGCTCGACCGCGGAGCTGACGTTGACCCAAAAGACCGATGGGGGAGCACC CCTCTTGCAGATGCTATTTACTATAAGAACCATGATGTGATCAGGCTTCTGGAGAAGCGTGGGGCAAAGCCTCTG ATGGCTCCCATGCGCGTTAACCATGCCAGGGAAGTCCCAGAGTATGAAATTGATCCCAAAGAACTGGACTTTACCAACAGTGTTGACATTACCAag GGAACATACTGTATCGCATCCTGGCGGGGAATACAGGTTGCTGTGAAAATGCTTGCGGAGGAAGTGCTTGTTGACGAGCATAAAGT GAAGGCATTCAGGGACGAGCTTGAATTGCTTCAAAGGATACGACATCCAAATGTAGTCCAATTTCTGGGTGCAGTGACACAAAGCAGTCCAATGATGATTGTAACAGAATATTTGCCTAAG GGAGACCTTCGTGCATTTTTGAAAAGAAGAGGAGCACTAAAACCAACCATAGCTGTAAAATTTGCACTTGATATTGCAAG GAATATATTGCGGGATGATTCCGGGCACCTGAAAGTTGCGGATTTTGGAGTTAGCAAGTTGCTGACAGTTAAAGAGGATAGGCCTTTGATTTGTCAAGATGCTTCAT GTCGATACATAGCTCCTGAGGTTTTCAAGAATGAAGAATATGATACCAAAGTGGATGTATTCTCTTTTGCGCTAATTCTACAAGAG ATGATAGAAGGCTGCCCACCATTTGCTGCCAAGCAAGATAATGAGGTTCCGGAAGCATATGTTGCAAAAGAGCGCCCACCTTTTAGAGCTCCAGAAAAGCTTTATAGACATGGTCTGAGAGA GTTGATTGAGCAGTGCTGGAACGAGAATCCAGCTAGAAGACCAGCATTTAGGCAAATAATATTGAGGCTGGAATCTATGTATAACACTCTTGGTTATAAAAGGCGTTGGAAG GTTAGACCGTTGAAATGCTTTCAAAACCTTGAAGCCATGTTAAGGAAGGATAATTCTCGTCGAAGCGGCAGAAGTCGTTCATCACGTTCTACCAGCAGCATATAA